A genomic segment from Nicotiana sylvestris chromosome 1, ASM39365v2, whole genome shotgun sequence encodes:
- the LOC138869238 gene encoding uncharacterized protein — translation MPYHHVVNRQAESTNKVTINNLKKRLEESKVKRPEVLPGVLWAYCTIAKTCTGETPFSLVYGAETLIQVEIGDPNTRYTQATKESNEEQIRINLDLLEKKKRSGFNKVGSAAKNYRAILQSKSSSQILQDWGLRLQKGFLIIKAANAGK, via the coding sequence ATGCCTTATCATCATGTGGTCAATAgacaagctgaatcaacaaatAAGGTTACTATTAATAACTTGAAGAAAAGATTAGAGGAGTCGAAAGTTAAGCGGCCAGAAGTGTTACCAGGAGTCTTATGGGCTTACTGCACGATAGCGAAAACCTGTACGGGAGAGACTCCATTTTCACTTGTGTATGGTGCTGAAACCTTAATCCAAGTTGAAATTGGTGACCCGAATACAAGATACACTCAAGCAACTAAAGAATCAAATGAGGAACAGATACGAATAAATCTCGATTtgcttgaaaaaaaaaagagaagcgGCTTTAATAAGGTTGGCAGCGCAGCAAAAAATTATAGAGCGATATTACAATCGAAAAGCTCATctcagatacttcaagattggggacttcgtcTTCAAAAAGGTTTTTTAATCATCAAAGCGGCCAATGCAGGGAAATAG